Below is a window of Cydia amplana chromosome 3, ilCydAmpl1.1, whole genome shotgun sequence DNA.
GGGATTGTTGCAGAGTCGgttatttttaagtaagtaaatatctaCGTCTGGttgataatgttttttttttcataaataattaatCTCGATAACAAACCTGTGGTAAGACACACCCAATTTTCATTAAAGTTCGTTTCTTTCTCACGTGGATCTGTGTCTGGTTGTGGGGAAAGGAAAAcagacttattttaattttggtaCTAGACATAATATTGTATGATGTGTCAGTATAGTTGTTGTTGTCACACAATGAAGCAGTTTGTTTGTGTCTGTGTGACGAATGAGAGCAAACAATCAAACACTTGTTCAAAAGCCATGCCTTCTCTAGAtcgaatattaattaatttagctGTGGCTACCTGGAACTAAAGGCATTCAGAGCTTTGCCGGATGAGCCAGATTATTCGGTACAAATACATGGAGGTGCAGTAAGAGGGCAATTAcatagaataggtacctatactaacgAATCGAAGTTTGTCCTAAGGTCCTGAACAAACATATctatatacctttaaacgagcaattcttgtttatttatttatttatttatatatacatatatatatttcggggatctcggaaaaggctctaacgatttcgatgaaatttactatatgggggtttttgggggctaaaaatcgatctagctaggtcttatctctgggaaaacgcgcattttcgagtttttatatgttttccgagcgaagctcggtcacccagatattaagacTAATATACAGAATATGATGATAATTGACAATAATATAGGCGTACATTTTTCGAAAAGCTTTGGTTATACATGTATTTGGTTATATGTTCCGCTAGGTATATAATTTCCTATGTGTTTGGATCTATTCAGAgccaaaaaatatattgacaACCCGATGaggtacctaagtacttttTGTGAGTTGTAGGCAGCCTAATAGTTGGCAGCATTCCAAATGTTTCAGGTTTAGCTCAGGCACCAACTTACCAAAAGACAACTTTTTAAGATGAAACCCCATATTTTATAGGGTTGCCTATTGACTACATTTCCGATGATACAATGGACTACTTACATCTCCGATGACACAAGAGCTTATGCCGATATCATAATATGATGTTACTAAACTAAAGATTTTCTTTGTAATTCAGGTCACGATCGTTTAGAAGTAAACGCACCCCGACTGGATGTGCGCGACGCGCGGGGCGCGCTGTTGTTCGGCGCCGGGCAGGACTCGGTGACCGTGGGCGCGGAGACGCTCACCATCACCAGCCCCGCCGGCGTCACGCTGCACACCTCCGCGCAAACGCCGTTGGTGCGCGCACCACCATCCAAAAGACTAACGTGGGTACATTTTAAAACTGAAAGGAAAATTCTTCAATTATTGATGACGTAATGAACTGGCATACTGGCAACCAATTATTTAGTTCCAGAATATGAAATTTGAcccgttaaataaaaaataaagttgtatTCCACACATCGAGAAATATACTAgctacttacataaaaaagcaAAAGTTCAAAGGGATTGAGAATCCTACTTAGATTTTTTAAATCCCAAAACCATTTGCTTTATCTACCCAACCATGGCACACTCTGGATAGCAAAATAATGCTGTTGTATTCTTTTTTACAGATTAGAATCCCCGACGCGCTCACTGGAAGTGCACGCGCCGCAGGGCATCGAGCTGGAGTCTCGCGCCGGCGACATCAGTGCCAGCTGCCTCACCACCTTTCATCTCAAGTCTGTTGCGGGCGCTGTAAGTTTCCACTACAGTTTACGTATAATCCCCGATGCCCTCATTGAAGTCTCGCGCCGGCGCATTAACCACTTTCTGTCTCAAATCCTTGGCCGTGCGTGGCGTGGTGCGAAAGCCAGTaaattttatggctcctctacacgatgggccagcgccggccactccaagggacgcttttatgcgttagagggagcaagtgatattgctatctcattctacggcatggctgcgtcccttggagtggccggcgttggcccatcgtgtagaggagccatcaaatCCTTGGCCGTGCGTGGCGTGGTGCGAAAGCCAGTACATTTTGGAATCCCCAAGGTATCAAGTAGAGTCATGAAATAGCCCTAGGAGGAAATCCGAAAGAATTTCAGAGCAAGCCTGTCACGGTTGTCGTAAGTTTCTAATTCTTCTTGAAAAATAACGTACGTAAGTAATACTGTAAATACCTACGTAAACAGTACAAGTACAGTGGGTTGCAGAGAAATCTGCCCCTGCACACAAGTTTATCATTGTAATCTTGAtttatcattaatcaaatactaCATATCTTATTACAGATACGTTTAGACGCACCAAGTATATACATGCCCAAGCTGAAATCGGCCTTACCGTTACCGCCTTCATCGCCGCACTCGCATGACCCCCACCACCAGAACATCTACCAGCTGTGCGCATGCGCCAACGGCAAGCTGTTCCTCGCGCCGCCTCACGGCGCCTGCGCGGCTAGGGAAGAAAGCCTCATATGCCGATGATAATACGTAGACTTATCTGATAAAACGATATTGGAAGCTGCCAGGTCTGTATTCAAAAGTTATTTAATCAGTAAAGCAGTCATTGTAAGGTATTAGGTGCGGCCATAAATATTTTGTCTTACCACAGGGCTTAAAAACATTATGTTACATATTTGTGATTAGAAGGGGATGTAAAGCCAGTGTTGTATTGTATcgtaataaatatatgtaaatattctAGTTTCCGTGTGATTTCTTTCATGTAGCAATTCTCATGCAAGTTTCCACTTAGAAAGTTCtcgttcagagggcctaccgcgaaccacgttcgaagtgttacctccctgtcacacttacgtacgaatttacaagtgcgacagagaggcaacacgtcgaacgtggttatTCAATGTTCTTAAATGTTGACGActgtttcatttaatacatGCGACTCTTTGGCGTCTATTGCCACAGAAATTCAAGTACCATAGAAATCGAAACTAACTGTAAGGTATAAGGTATGGCAATACACGtgccagtttttagggttccgtacctcaaaaggaaaaaaacggaacccttataggatcactcgtgcgtctatctgtctgtctgtctatgcgacctttcccccctttatctccgaaactactaggtttcaaattttgaaaaaatacacaatagttatttacctatacaggaaaacctattagaaatatgcagtcaagcctgaatcggacttaatatacggaacccttggaacacgagtccgactggcgcttggccggttttttgaaaaatcttATTGGACGTTGCTAATTTCATGGCATTTTCATTTGATAATGATTCAAAAATATTAGCATCGTCATACTCATAGTTAATAGAATCGTTCGCTGTGAAAAGTGATAAAAACTAACAatacatactaatattataaatgcttttctAGCAAAAACGAGGGATTGTCAAAATGAAATATAACAGGTCTGTCGATAAGTATTCTATTTTGTCAAGCACTCCATTTAGCCAGTAAAAGTATGTCTAATTATATTTTGGGCAGCTTCAAATATCgcaaattatatttcaatatttaagcCCTGTGCACACCGGTTGCTTGTGtaaatgtcgtagtcagatcgtataatctgccgtattacattacggctagccattttacaaaacaggggcgttttgaaatgcggcggttcgacgattagccggattgtcattgcgatacgttcttcaataaggcggcctacgtttagccgcatcgtatctactatttggattgtagagtgaccagttctttcggtcgcttacgtaaccggagtttgacaatgtttgcaatttaatttatttttaccatggtcccaccgcactacatgtgtttcttttccaaaacatttccttcacaacttaaatagacggagccccgcaagctcctattctgggcggtttgcccttcgggcatctgaagctacctaatgaacctaacctacttacctacctacgcttttttccccaaagtgtaatgttttcacggacgtttcactaaatcaataggtaggtaggttaggttcgttaggtagcttcagatgcccgaagggcaaaccgctcagaaatagttaagttgcgaaggaaatgttttttgaaaagaaacagtccgacgaactccagatttgatggacaccccagcgattttcatagtttgttgttgttatgtcaggcagcgccacgagtgttaaaaatgggaactaaaaactgtcaaagcggcggctaatgactcgctgcattacattacggctagccgtgttgaagaacgtatggcgccgaatacgttccggcggattttcattcagccgcattcaatccggctaatcgtcgaaccgccgcatttcaaaacgcccctgatttgtaaaacggctagccgtaatgtaatacggcggattatacgatccgactgcgacatatagaCGTGCAggtgcgcgttgtaatatacagatcatATACAGATTattacagatccttatgagagacggttCACGGCTTGCGTGAGTTATGCGTGCgtggctccaacattttagcacACGCACGAGTCTACGCAGGTGCAGCCGGTgtgctctgagggcctaccgcgaaccacgttcgacgtgttgcctccctgtcacacttacgtatgaacttacaagtgcgacagagagacaacacttcgaacgtggttcgcggtaggccctctggccttTAGGTAATGCGATTGCGTATTTTGTgtgtagtaaaataaatgagtgTCTTTGTGAAAGTTTAAACGAATAGattgttatttttaactttttaaattgatgttaaaatatatttatgttgAAATTCAATTTCATAATGGGGTGGGTTTTGAAATGCTATGATACAATTGTGAAAACAGTTTCGAGGTAATTGtagttatttgatatgtaataaTATGCTAATTAGCATGTAGAACTCCTAGAATGCCATTGTATACGTAATTTTCTAAATTGTATAAGATAATAAAGCTACAgcgtaaattattttatttcgctATAAGATGGCAACgaaatacaaaaaaacgtatgaagtaatatatttatatcgaTTAGTGCCTTTGAACGCATTTTAATGTTGGTACTCAAATTATGAAAGTACTTAACCGGTTTTAATACATTGTTTTACATTACTGAAATGAAAAACTCGTTATTCTAAATAATCTAGGATTTACATCTCCTTATAACgcataaaatacctaattaataccTAAAGTGTCCTATGTGGCTTCAGATTTGCAATTGAgctaaaaagtattatttaaatacttttaattCGTTTTCAATCCCATTCAATAAAAAACACTACAAGATAACCTTGCCTATCACTCTGTATAAGAGAAAAGTGGACaatcgcttctccatacaagtCTACATTATCTTGTCTGGGTATttatattaaagttttttttacacaatttctTATACACTTGAGTTTTTCGatttatatagttattatatGATTTAGGACTTTCAAAATGTATTTGTTCACAATTTGTTCTCCGCTCCGAAATGttatataaatgaataaatcgtACATCTATTGTGTACAAATATTTTCCAGAATGTCAATATCCAAAGAGAAAAATGGAGACTACGTTTGTATAcatggagaagcggtcgtcctTTAACTTTACTTTCCTCTTAAAGTATAGGTATGTGAAATTTCTTTACGAAAAATTCGATATAATTACAGAATTTACAAGTTTACTACGAATGTAGATGTATCTACGATAATAGGTACGTACTACggtataggtaattattacaATTGTGTTTGAATTCGTGGTGGCTTTTGATTTTTAGAATGTAACTATATAAATGTatggtatacatatatgtacggGTGTAAATGTTAGCAAatgatatttgtaataaaataaaaaaatatatatgtacgtCTACGATATctattaaataatgtatgtatagACCTCCCCTAgattttaatagtacattatgttAAACGGCCCCTTTTATAATTCACCGTGGACCCGTCAACGGTCAATTTTAAAAGAACCCAATCAATTGCTATTTTCCTGTTATACAATTAAAGTTTAAACAATGTATCGATAGTCGTAAATAATTTGTTGACAGTGTTGTAAATACCTAAACTTTATagacaattataattatatgacTATGCATTGATGTACCTATCTCGTTATTTTGTCATTTTCCTGTATCTTGGTttatgataaatattttttttgttctcAGAATATTACATAgaaaacgattattagctacaAAAAGAGAAACTATTCAATGGCAGcacctacacacacacacacacacacacacacacacacacacacacacacacacacacacacacgcgcgcgcgcgcgcgcgcacgcacgcacgcacgcacgcacacacacacacacacacaccaacTTTTgaaagcaatttttttttttgtgtttacttAGTATACAATTTAAAGCTTTTATGCAACTCGCAGGCATTCGGTGTTAATCCGTTTGACGTTACTAGACGCCTAGAACTCgcaaaattgtttatcttcggCAATTTTAAACCTTTTTACTGGCCTGCCACTCCGGCGTCCACCGATAGTTATCTGTCAGATTCTCGGATCATGTAACAATTAACATTAGTACAGCAAAGTACCTAATTAGTaagtaagttatatttattagcacgagaaattaacaaattagcataaaaattaacaaaatgtaaTAACAAAAATTCATTAAGACGAACAGAAATATAAAAGAACATTGTGctaaatggtctccactcagcttgGTGTCACGAAGTGAGTCCTAGGACCCACAGcgtgacgctgattttcagtgaggcctgataaaactaaaaactaaaactagaaCTAAAACTAGAGCGGCTTCGTTGCCCTCATTATCATATATTCGTACCATTTCAGGGGATAGCTTTCAgtctatttaatatttaaaatacattgcctacattttttatacctacataaaatgacACTTCACTTAATCTTGCACATACCTATTTGACAGTTGACATACTTTGAGAGTGATAATTGATAAATCGCTGAAACTGAACAACATATAATAAGCCATCGTATAATATCTAAAGAAAACAAATATTAATTCAATAATAATTGCAGCAATAAAGTAACACCAAAAATCGATTCTTGGGAGTTATTGTGAGACACAATGAGTCTCTCCGTTGTGAGCAGTCAGCTAAAGTTTAATTAAAGATTCATGATAAATTGTCGCAGGAAGCTGCATTCTGCGCCGCGTCTCGCACGTGAATAACGCCCGTTCCGCCAACACTTAAATAACTTTAGCCAGTAACCTAACAATAAATTCATGGGGCTCCCTCCTTTTGTTTAGCGAGCTATGTTTTCATAACGCTAATTGCCAGGATACGCTGCTAAAATGATATTTAATGAGGCCTTATGTTACCTGTAAGAGCTGAGTTTTTAATGGGTCGATACAAGCCACTATAGTGGTATTCTATTATAGCACCAAATTGCAAAGGGATGCCGTAGAAAGTgcattataagtaagtacttattgcgtttaattaaatatgtggaAACAATATGATTGTCACGTAGTTCCTAATTGAATTTCCGGATTCTTCGTTGCGGTTGCTGGGAACTCAAAGCCATTTCAAAGAGACCTTCTTAGAACGCAAGTCGGCATTCCGAAGCGAGAGGAAATAAAGTTATGATTTATGTAGTGAGATTTTACGGAGCCGGTGGACTGGCGATGTGAGCAgagatacctacctaatgtaaaattataagaagCCGGTCCGTATacaatttaaatacgaaaaacgcAAGAAagccggtcaagtgcgagtcagactggCGCACCAAAGGTTCCATGCAAATTTATAATGATCACTATAAGGTTGATTGATGCCATATATAAATAACCGGCTAAGATTTCGGGGCATGCTGAGTGTAGGGGTTCTGTAGTTGCCCGTTCGTCACAGTCGGCCTACCCAAAGCCTACAAGGGGGCTATTTTTAGTTAGTTACTTCGGACACGATAAGCAAAAGGGTAAACTTTGCAGCACTTAACGTTCTACTTTCTGTACTAAAGAGGGATAACTTTTGAGAAAACCGGCTTAACCAATcatattcaaaataatttttatttaaaggtgTTAGGTTATTGtacggtcgccatcagatatatcggagtggccaaggtgttcacaatatctgaacacgcactcttacGCCCTGACATTAGaaacgtgttcagatatttgtaagtACCTTaggcgctccgatatatctgatggcgaccgtaCAAATATCTAATAAAAACATTACTGTTGTGACAAGACAACTGCTGTTGCCACTATGGCTTTCtgttacgctacgtcttacgtaggcgaacaacgcgcgaacgccgcgcggccgccgcgccgcttcgcgtctaaatcgctcacgtacgagtaggacatacctatacgtatcaacggctTGTTTCATCcttgccgcgccgcgccgcgccgcgttcgcgcgttgtccgcctacgtaagccgtagcgttagtCCCACGTTATATAATTTCTACATTTTTATTGAGTTGTTGACGAAACATacagatttatttttaacattaactacaaaaaaatataatatgtagttatATTTTTGCAACAGAAGGTATTCAAGACCATTTCAAGACATGATCGTCTTCGTACATAAATACCTATCTATATATAACAATGGTTGGTAGTCGGCATCGATTGTTAAGTTCGTTCACGTGGCGGCTTGTGAAAGTTTCCATCGGCAACTTTATGATACTAACGATcactttatttaattacaccaCATTGCTCGGGCTAATGAAAAGCTTGCAGCTCGGAAATTGTTTTGGACGAGATctgaatttttattttgtggtaAATCAAAGTTATTAATTCTTACTTGTGTTACTGattaaaacataaatgtgagAATAAAAGCTAAGtacaatatgtaggtacttcacCGACAAATAATTGAGATCTAAATGGGTGCCAAGTCTGCAGTTAATTAGATAAGCAAAAATACTTATGTAAGATTGAAGTTCAAGGTTTGACTTATGCTAATAAGCCTATAAATCGACCCCGGGGTTTTGGGTGCGGGAacgttttacactagccaaagaATTTGCAATAACTGTAAAAACGGAACTGATTTAGCATTTCTAAACACATTTGGAGCGTAGgctaaatatgtttaattcatagtttggtaacaATTttataactagtggctctgtgagctgtagacctcgcgagcagagcttaaaactgaataaatgtatggcaaaaatatttattaaaatataggtatagtacatgtaatatatacaaaaaattaaaaactacataaagctacaaacaaaaattaaacgaatactcttaacccgcgcttgataaatataaaatacgaaatttttaattttttcaaaataaaaaataaaataaaaaacaactatacgaaatttaaatataaaaaaaatacaaaaagttatgtagcagtatacaattactggggatggaaccagggacctgccgatgcaaacaaaaaaagcgaacgttggcaaaatacgccattatagttcttactaaagctgacgaaatttagctactcattctcaagtaaaaactaaatatctaaataccgccaaaaccagcgatacaaattttctgaatttttggccatttaatctataaacatatctcaaaaagaaaaaaaactcttatgatatcgatacgactatttgtttatgcgggagctatcacgccattttgaaaaatttccaaaaaccggatcgacaaaaaaaattatttagtcatagaattcggtcacaaaatttcacgaaaatcggttaagaattgcgacctgtagaggagaacatccggacatacaaaagcaaaatgctcgagtcaaaacgtagaccttcgctacgcttcggtcaaaaaaCGTAGACCTTCTAGCGAAGGCGAAGGCTAAAGCGTAgccgcttcggtcaataaaaaatacacgaaatcattcccgcacccaaAACCCTGGGTATGCTAATAAGGTTATGTTTGTCACCCTTCGGATACGCAAGCCTAATAAATATATTGCCgttctttttaataaaatgaataatatCCGCATTGCAATCTGAACAGTTCGTTACAAAGTTGATTGGTTACTTACTAACTACGTTACTTTTTGACAGAGAACAGATACACCTAAGGTGTCATATCAAATCGTTCGACTGTGCCTAATCCCAATAGGATGAGATGGGGCTGGAAGGTACAGCATCCTGCAGTTATCAGGTCGAACGACATCGGTGAGCTCCTCCGATTTGACGGAGGTCGAGCGTGGGCTGCCCCGATTACTCAGCGCTTCCTGACTAAACGGCGCAAGTGACCTTACTTCCCGACCGCTGCGTTGGCCCAAAAAGTCCTATCGCTCCTTTAGTCTTTTAACGATATACGGCTTATTGGCTTAGGACGACAGCCTGAGATACGCCATTTCGTGTCGACAGGGCAAAACTGCCCGACAGGATTTGATTACTCCACCCAGTACAGGGTAGACGCAAGCTATGTTAAACCAACACATGATTAAagcattaaaatttaaatagtttCCCTTTTGTCATTTGTTGTTTAAAAGTAATTTTTGCAAATTCAACCTGTATGTAGCCCATCttatttttcagaaaaaaataattgaacattttttttattcggtagactaaaatgacatttcatagtatgagatgacacatgacacatgatgttcatactatgaaatgtcattttagtctaccgaataaaaaaatagactttaggtagttTCATTTTAGAGTTTTTTGTAATCAGCGCCATAAGTACAAACTTACTGAGTCGTATAGAAGTTAGAACGCACAGAACCTAATAACAATTGACAAACGACGAGAGAGTGGCGTATAAGATTCGATTGGCTAAGctaagtttaaatttaatattttatacatggCAACAGCTAGCATCAGtacaatgtaggtacagtcagatcAAAATTAGCGGATGAGATTATGCGTCaaaaataccactatttactAGTAGCTTTATTACAAAAAGAGATTTGTGTCAAGATGTAAAACGATTAAAGGTGGCAAATATTTACTTTGGCGCGTTGTTATATGCTGACAGTACATAGGTACAATAGAGGTAAAAAAAGCCTCCGTGTCATaatgtaaaggatgactcacgctagaccgggccgaggcAGGGACGAAAGTTTCCGGCGctagttttctatggaaagcaccaagtGATCACCTATCAGCCGTCGTAGAAAATGGCATGTCGGACGCCACGGCCCGGGcatggcccggtctagcgtgagtcctcCTTAACTCACACTTAGTTAttcaacgttgcatacaatatacTTATTCAGATAAACATTTTCAGTCACATCTTCgatgtatataaatatttcgtCTGTTGTTCCAACAATGATTTCGTCTTCGTCCACTATAAGCACACTTTTTCAAGGAAATCAATATAAACAATGCATTATTTAGAAACTTGAAAGTTCATAAAATTTGAGGCTAATGTTAAAGTGAAGAAGTAAGTAACATACAATATGA
It encodes the following:
- the LOC134662441 gene encoding zeta-sarcoglycan-like, producing MADSFAMEAHSLGRTRHTPTVRNHIVYTDQKGRKIPYADKTTPEPILNNNGRETKVDSIRNSYNSQLKVGIYGWRKKCLYILVMALMLMMIINLALTLWVLKVLDFNSEGMGQLRIVPGGLQLLGQALVLDSLFASSIKSRRGQPIAIESSRNFTVSTRDTEGLLQSRLFLSHDRLEVNAPRLDVRDARGALLFGAGQDSVTVGAETLTITSPAGVTLHTSAQTPLVRAPPSKRLTLESPTRSLEVHAPQGIELESRAGDISASCLTTFHLKSVAGAIRLDAPSIYMPKLKSALPLPPSSPHSHDPHHQNIYQLCACANGKLFLAPPHGACAAREESLICR